The following DNA comes from Gemmatimonas sp..
GGCTGCAAGTTACGGCGCCGACGCGCGAGGGGTCAGAGCCACACACCAAAACCCTCCAACGAAATCGGGGGCGCCGCCAAGCGGTCGCCCCCGATCCCGTCCTCTCCATCCCTCGTACCGGCGATCACCAGCGCGCCGGGACGAGCGTCAGTCGCTTACTGGCACGCGGCCGGCCGATCCTGCGAGGGTTGTGGCGCCAGCGGGTTCTGCTGCCGCTCGTTGAACGAAATGGGGAAGAAGCACGGTCGGGTGCCCCGCGTGCTCACCCACCGATCCGCCCGGATCTGGAAGCGGTAGTGGTCGATGAGGCGACGCGCCTGCAGGAACAGCGACACGTTGCGCTCGTGAACGAGGATGTCCCGTGCCGTCACCGCGCTGGTCGGCGTCCACGCCGGAAGGGCATCCACCGTGCGGACCGCATTGATGCGGCTGGCGAACTCGGTGGTGTTGCCCGTGGCGAGCGCAGCCTCGGCGAGGATGAGCTGCATTTCCTTTGCCGACACGGCCGTCCATCCCACGTTCACCGTCGAGGAGAGACGGCAGCACTCGTTGATGTTCGCGAGCGTTACCGGATCGACCTCGTTGGTGATGGGATCGCGCATGGCGATGCCCGCCGCGCCATCTACCGGACGCGTACCCGCCGCGGTGGGGATGATGTAGCGGTTGCCGGCCCGAATCTCGAGGCGGCCGTTCATCTCGGAACCGGTCGAGAACCAGCCACCAGCATTCTGCGCGATGACGTCGAAGCGGTAGCGTGCGCTGTTGCTGCCGAAGGCAGCAATGGCGGCGGTGGCGTCGGCGTTGGCCCCGGCGTCATTGATGAGCGGCTGGGCCGGGAAACCACGCGGCGCGCGCAGCGTGGCCCACACCGCCCTCGACCACTTCGCCCGCGCCTGCATGGCCAGCAGGCGGGCCCGCAGCGGCTGGTTGTTGAGCGCCGTGGCGACCGCCAATCCCTTGCCCGTGTAGACGATGGCGGAATCGAACATGACACGCATGTTCGCTTCACCCACCGGCGCCCCACTGTTCACGCGATCGGACGAGATGATGAAGTCCTCGTAGTTCTCGCCGATCATGGTGTAGATCGTGGCGCCCAGGAAGTACGCCTGCGCGAGGTCGGCCCGGTTGCGCAGTGACCCGGTGCGATCGTACCCCTCGAGCTTGGGCAGGACATAATTGGTCATCCAGCGGGCCTGGCTCACGAACGGGTACTGTCCGTCGGTGTACTCGTTGAGCGGGTCACCGATGTCCCCCACGTCGAGCAGGTTCCAGTACTCGCGCGAACCCACCCACGTGAGTTCGTCGGCGGCGGCGCCGCTGGTGCCGGTGATCTGGTTGCCAGCCGCGTTCACCGCGCCATACAGGCCGGTCACGAGCGAGGTCGCCGCCGCTGACGCCGTCGCAATGGCGTCCTCGGTGACAGCGTTGGGGTTCTTCACTTCCGTGGAGAACACGGTGCAGGAGGCCAGCGTCATCGTCCCCAGGACCGCCATGGCGGTGCCCATGGAGCGACGGAAGCGCGTTCCCTGCGTCATGGAATGCTTCTGCATAGAGGGATCGTGCTCCGGATCAGAAGTTGAGGTTCAGCGCGAGCGAGACACGACGCGGGATCGGCAGGCCGAAGCCGTCCGTCGCGTTCTGGAAGTTGTCCTGCAGCGCACCGACCGAGCCGCGGCCGTTCTCGTTCGACTCGGGGTCCTGCCCCGGGTACCGCGTCCAGAGGAACAGGTTGCGACCGGCAGCCGTGATGCTGGCGTTGCGGAATCCGATCTTCTTGGCGAGATCGGCGCCGAAGTCGTAGGTGATGGCGAGTTCGCGCCAGCGCAGGAAGTTGCCGTTCTGTCCCTGATAGAGCCCCGGCTCCAGGAGACGACGGTAGCCGCGGATGTACGTCTCGGCCGCCTGTACACGCTGTTCGGGGGTGCTGGCCGGGTTCTGCATGACGGCCTGGATCTCCGAGAACTCGCGGCGATTGGACCCGATGGACGGGTGCTGCGAGAGTCGGAAGCCGTCGGTCAGGTTGGAGATGAGGTAGCCCGTGCGGTATTCGAGCGTGCTCTGGAACTTCCAGTGGTTGGCGAAGCTCCACGTGCCACCAAAGGCCCCGGTCCACGTGGGGATGCTCTTGCCCACGTTCTGCTCGAAGAGAATGCCGCTGCCG
Coding sequences within:
- a CDS encoding RagB/SusD family nutrient uptake outer membrane protein; amino-acid sequence: MQKHSMTQGTRFRRSMGTAMAVLGTMTLASCTVFSTEVKNPNAVTEDAIATASAAATSLVTGLYGAVNAAGNQITGTSGAAADELTWVGSREYWNLLDVGDIGDPLNEYTDGQYPFVSQARWMTNYVLPKLEGYDRTGSLRNRADLAQAYFLGATIYTMIGENYEDFIISSDRVNSGAPVGEANMRVMFDSAIVYTGKGLAVATALNNQPLRARLLAMQARAKWSRAVWATLRAPRGFPAQPLINDAGANADATAAIAAFGSNSARYRFDVIAQNAGGWFSTGSEMNGRLEIRAGNRYIIPTAAGTRPVDGAAGIAMRDPITNEVDPVTLANINECCRLSSTVNVGWTAVSAKEMQLILAEAALATGNTTEFASRINAVRTVDALPAWTPTSAVTARDILVHERNVSLFLQARRLIDHYRFQIRADRWVSTRGTRPCFFPISFNERQQNPLAPQPSQDRPAACQ